Proteins from a single region of Canis aureus isolate CA01 chromosome 26, VMU_Caureus_v.1.0, whole genome shotgun sequence:
- the CHGB gene encoding secretogranin-1 isoform X2, producing the protein MQPAVFLCLLGAAVVAAVSSVPVDNRNHNEEMVTRCIIEVLSNALSKSSAPPITPECRQVLKKSRKEVKDEEKSENENTRFEVRLLRDPTDASDANRPSGREEARPPGEGGTQGPTMADTEGGHSREGASESQGDLYLPDSQVSKEAKTHYSEKTEEEDRKEEEGEKYQKREHGRDGSEEKNLEEPGETQNAFLNKRNQASAKKKEELVARYGTHSASTPEEKTHSRERSSQESGEDTRSQEEHPQESKSPVGSREESEESEEDTDPEVDKRHWKPRHHHGRTRPDRSSQEGTPPSEQRGHLREESEKSDMGMASLGEKRDHHPAHYRASEEEPEYGEEVRSYQAPKDLEQGQYGGRGSEEYRAPRPPSEDSQEEDKRNPPGSEFDHTAHRYNEESEGERGYEEEHHHRARGGGPGAYSIPDKEEKRFLGEGYHSVQESPMDKVRRYPQGEWKEQDRNYLSYGEERGEEGAQGKWQQQEDLEDAKESREEARLQGTQYGPHYTTDKRKRLGELLNPYYDPPQWKSRHFERKDNMDDNFLEGEEENGLTLNEKNFFPEYNYDVWEKKPFEDDVNWGYEKRNLSPKLDLKRQYDRVAELDQLLHYRKKSAEFPDFYDSEEQMSPHHAAENEQDRAGQGVLTEEEEKELENLAAMDMELQKIAEKFSGNRRG; encoded by the exons GTAGAAAAGAGgtcaaagatgaagagaaaagtgaaaatgaaaacacacggTTTGAAGTAAGATTGTTAAGAGACCCAACTGATGCCTCAGATGCCAACAGGCCTTCTGGTAGGGAAGAAGCAAGACCCCCAGGAGAGGGGGGCACCCAAGGCCCGACAATGGCAGACACAGAGGGTGGGCACAGCCGAGAAGGagcaagtgaatcccaaggggacCTATACCTCCCTGACAGCCAAGTCTCTAAAGAAGCAAAGACACACTAttctgagaaaactgaggaagaggacaggaaggaagaggagggggagaaatatcagaaaagggaGCATGGAAGAGATGGCAGTGAAGAGAAAAACCTGGAGGAGCCAGGAGAGACACAAAATGCCTTTCTCAACAAAAGAAACCAGGCTTCAGCTAAGAAAAAAGAGGAGTTAGTGGCCAGATATGGTACACACTCTGCCAGCACCCCTGAGGAGAAGACACACAGCAGAGAAAGGAGTAGCCAGGAGAGTGGAGAGGATACAAGAAGCCAGGAGGAACACCCTCAAGAGTCTAAAAGCCCAGTTGGGAGCCGGGAAGAATCTGAGGAAAGTGAGGAAGATACTGACCCTGAGGTGGACAAACGACACTGGAAGCCAAGACACCACCATGGGAGGACCAGGCCTGACAGGTCCTCTCAAGAAGGGACACCTCCCTCTGAGCAAAGAGGACACCTCCGTGAGGAATCCGAGAAGTCAGACATGGGCATGGCCAGCTTAGGGGAAAAGAGGGACCACCATCCAGCCCACTACAGGGCTTCAGAGGAAGAACCCGAATATGGGGAAGAAGTGAGGAGTTACCAGGCTCCCAAGGACCTGGAGCAAGGACAATATGGTGGCAGAGGAAGTGAGGAGTACAGGGCTCCAAGGCCTCCCAGTGAGGACAGCCAGGAGGAGGACAAGAGAAATCCCCCCGGCTCAGAGTTTGACCACACGGCCCACAGATATAATGAagaaagtgagggagagaggggctATGAGGAGGAACACCACCacagagccaggggagggggacCAGGTGCATATTCCATTccagacaaagaagaaaaacgGTTCTTGGGTGAAGGATACCACAGTGTTCAAGAAAGCCCAATGGACAAGGTAAGGAGGTATCCACAAGGTGAGTGGAAAGAGCAGGACAGAAATTACCTCAGCTATGGTGAGGAAAGAGGTGAGGAAGGAGCCCAAGGGAagtggcagcagcaggaggacCTGGAAGATGCTAAAGAGAGCAGGGAGGAAGCTAGGCTTCAAGGTACACAGTATGGTCCTCATTACACCACTGACAAGAGGAAGAGATTAGGGGAGCTGCTCAACCCATACTATGATCCTCCCCAGTGGAAGAGCAGGCATTTTGAGAGAAAAGACAACATGGATGACAATTTTCttgaaggggaagaggaaaatgGGCTAACCTTGAATGAGAAGAATTTCTTCCCAGAATACAACTATGATGTGTGGGAGAAAAAGCCCTTCGAGGACGATGTGAATTGGGGATATGAGAAGAGAAATCTCTCCCCCAAACTGGATCTGAAAAGGCAGTATGACAGAGTGGCTGAACTGGACCAGCTCCTTCACTACAGGAAGAAGTCTGCCGAGTTTCCAGACTTCTATGACTCTGAGGAGCAGATGAGCCCACACCATGCAGCAGAGAATGAACAGGACAGGGCTGGCCAGGGAGTTCTGACGGAGGAAGAG gAAAAGGAACTTGAGAACCTGGCTGCAATGGATATGGAACTACAGAAAATAGCTGAGAAGTTCAGTGGTAACCGAAGGGGCTGA
- the CHGB gene encoding secretogranin-1 isoform X1, with product MQPAVFLCLLGAAVVAVSSVPVDNRNHNEEMVTRCIIEVLSNALSKSSAPPITPECRQVLKKSRKEVKDEEKSENENTRFEVRLLRDPTDASDANRPSGREEARPPGEGGTQGPTMADTEGGHSREGASESQGDLYLPDSQVSKEAKTHYSEKTEEEDRKEEEGEKYQKREHGRDGSEEKNLEEPGETQNAFLNKRNQASAKKKEELVARYGTHSASTPEEKTHSRERSSQESGEDTRSQEEHPQESKSPVGSREESEESEEDTDPEVDKRHWKPRHHHGRTRPDRSSQEGTPPSEQRGHLREESEKSDMGMASLGEKRDHHPAHYRASEEEPEYGEEVRSYQAPKDLEQGQYGGRGSEEYRAPRPPSEDSQEEDKRNPPGSEFDHTAHRYNEESEGERGYEEEHHHRARGGGPGAYSIPDKEEKRFLGEGYHSVQESPMDKVRRYPQGEWKEQDRNYLSYGEERGEEGAQGKWQQQEDLEDAKESREEARLQGTQYGPHYTTDKRKRLGELLNPYYDPPQWKSRHFERKDNMDDNFLEGEEENGLTLNEKNFFPEYNYDVWEKKPFEDDVNWGYEKRNLSPKLDLKRQYDRVAELDQLLHYRKKSAEFPDFYDSEEQMSPHHAAENEQDRAGQGVLTEEEEKELENLAAMDMELQKIAEKFSGNRRG from the exons GTAGAAAAGAGgtcaaagatgaagagaaaagtgaaaatgaaaacacacggTTTGAAGTAAGATTGTTAAGAGACCCAACTGATGCCTCAGATGCCAACAGGCCTTCTGGTAGGGAAGAAGCAAGACCCCCAGGAGAGGGGGGCACCCAAGGCCCGACAATGGCAGACACAGAGGGTGGGCACAGCCGAGAAGGagcaagtgaatcccaaggggacCTATACCTCCCTGACAGCCAAGTCTCTAAAGAAGCAAAGACACACTAttctgagaaaactgaggaagaggacaggaaggaagaggagggggagaaatatcagaaaagggaGCATGGAAGAGATGGCAGTGAAGAGAAAAACCTGGAGGAGCCAGGAGAGACACAAAATGCCTTTCTCAACAAAAGAAACCAGGCTTCAGCTAAGAAAAAAGAGGAGTTAGTGGCCAGATATGGTACACACTCTGCCAGCACCCCTGAGGAGAAGACACACAGCAGAGAAAGGAGTAGCCAGGAGAGTGGAGAGGATACAAGAAGCCAGGAGGAACACCCTCAAGAGTCTAAAAGCCCAGTTGGGAGCCGGGAAGAATCTGAGGAAAGTGAGGAAGATACTGACCCTGAGGTGGACAAACGACACTGGAAGCCAAGACACCACCATGGGAGGACCAGGCCTGACAGGTCCTCTCAAGAAGGGACACCTCCCTCTGAGCAAAGAGGACACCTCCGTGAGGAATCCGAGAAGTCAGACATGGGCATGGCCAGCTTAGGGGAAAAGAGGGACCACCATCCAGCCCACTACAGGGCTTCAGAGGAAGAACCCGAATATGGGGAAGAAGTGAGGAGTTACCAGGCTCCCAAGGACCTGGAGCAAGGACAATATGGTGGCAGAGGAAGTGAGGAGTACAGGGCTCCAAGGCCTCCCAGTGAGGACAGCCAGGAGGAGGACAAGAGAAATCCCCCCGGCTCAGAGTTTGACCACACGGCCCACAGATATAATGAagaaagtgagggagagaggggctATGAGGAGGAACACCACCacagagccaggggagggggacCAGGTGCATATTCCATTccagacaaagaagaaaaacgGTTCTTGGGTGAAGGATACCACAGTGTTCAAGAAAGCCCAATGGACAAGGTAAGGAGGTATCCACAAGGTGAGTGGAAAGAGCAGGACAGAAATTACCTCAGCTATGGTGAGGAAAGAGGTGAGGAAGGAGCCCAAGGGAagtggcagcagcaggaggacCTGGAAGATGCTAAAGAGAGCAGGGAGGAAGCTAGGCTTCAAGGTACACAGTATGGTCCTCATTACACCACTGACAAGAGGAAGAGATTAGGGGAGCTGCTCAACCCATACTATGATCCTCCCCAGTGGAAGAGCAGGCATTTTGAGAGAAAAGACAACATGGATGACAATTTTCttgaaggggaagaggaaaatgGGCTAACCTTGAATGAGAAGAATTTCTTCCCAGAATACAACTATGATGTGTGGGAGAAAAAGCCCTTCGAGGACGATGTGAATTGGGGATATGAGAAGAGAAATCTCTCCCCCAAACTGGATCTGAAAAGGCAGTATGACAGAGTGGCTGAACTGGACCAGCTCCTTCACTACAGGAAGAAGTCTGCCGAGTTTCCAGACTTCTATGACTCTGAGGAGCAGATGAGCCCACACCATGCAGCAGAGAATGAACAGGACAGGGCTGGCCAGGGAGTTCTGACGGAGGAAGAG gAAAAGGAACTTGAGAACCTGGCTGCAATGGATATGGAACTACAGAAAATAGCTGAGAAGTTCAGTGGTAACCGAAGGGGCTGA